From a single Pelodiscus sinensis isolate JC-2024 chromosome 4, ASM4963464v1, whole genome shotgun sequence genomic region:
- the LOC102449825 gene encoding olfactory receptor 5G9-like, whose protein sequence is MAGGNQTTVSEFILLGFTGDLTTQVALFVVFLGIYLITLVGNLGMIALIHLDSRLHTPMYFFLGNLSFSDLCYSTVVVPKTLANFLAEKKAISFIGCATQFYFYAVFATVECLLLAAMAYDRYAAICNPLLYPVVMSQKVCIWLVVASYLVGCTNGLIHTNTTFRLPFCASNVIDHFFCDVPLILKLSCSDTLVNQVLLFVISSLIGLFSFLTIFVSYVYILVNILRIHTAEGRHKAFSTCASHLMAVTLFYTTILFIYLRPSSSYSEGQDQVAAVFYTVVIPMMNPIIYSLRNKEVKDALWRISLKSLFIHKLFCVP, encoded by the coding sequence ATGGCTGGGGGGAATCAGACGACAGTGAGCGAATTCATCCTTTTGGGATTCACAGGTGACCTGACAACCCAAGTCGCCCTCTTTGTGGTGTTCCTAGGTATCTACCTCATCACCCTTGTTGGGAACCTTGGGATGATCGCCTTGATCCATCTCGACTCCcgccttcacacccccatgtactttttcctcggTAACTTGTCCTTCTCAGATCTCTGCTATTCTACTGTTGTCGTCCCCAAGACACTGGCCAACTTCTTGGCTGAGAAGAAAGCCATTTCGTTCATTGGCTGTGCCACTCAGTTCTATTTCTATGCTGTGTTTGCCACTGTGGAGTGCCTCCTACTGGCTGCCATGGCCTATGACCGCTACGCGGCCATCTGTAACCCACTCCTATACCCAGTTGTTATGTCCCAGAAGGTCTGCATCTGGCTGGTGGTGGCTTCCTACCTAGTGGGCTGCACCAATGGTCTGATACACACAAACACTACCTTCCGCCTCCCCTTCTGTGCCTCCAACGTCATtgaccatttcttctgtgatGTGCCCTTGATACTGaagctctcctgctctgacaccctggTCAACCAAGTCCTGCTCTTCGTCATCTCCTCCTTGATTGGCCTTTTCTCTTTCCTCACCATCTTTGTCTCCTACGTGTACATCCTGGTCAACATCTTGCGGATCCACACCGCCGAGGGCAGGCAcaaggccttctccacctgcgcctCCCACCTGATGGCCGTCACTCTGTTCTACACCACCATCCTCTTCATCTACCTGAGGCCCAGCTCCAGCTACTCCGAAGGGCAAGACCAAGTGGCGGCTGTCTTCTACACCGTGGTGATCCCCATgatgaaccccatcatctacagcctgaggaacaaggaagtGAAGGACGCCCTATGGAGGATA